In Phaseolus vulgaris cultivar G19833 chromosome 10, P. vulgaris v2.0, whole genome shotgun sequence, a single genomic region encodes these proteins:
- the LOC137815494 gene encoding uncharacterized mitochondrial protein AtMg00300-like, with amino-acid sequence MGNDAQCKVVGEGTIKIKTHDGIVRTLTGVRYVPELKQNLISLATLESHGCRYSTEGGVLKVSKGALVLLKAIRCDSLYVLQGSTVTGSAVVASPNKDNTKLWHMRLGQMSEKGILILKKKGHLGNHYTGNVDFCEHCIFCKQKKVSFSKAIHRTKGTLDYIHSELVSLFVILVE; translated from the coding sequence atgggaaatgatgctcaatgcaaagttgttggtgaaggaacaatcaaaatcaagacacatGATGGAATTGTTAGAACTTTAACAGGTGTCAGATATGTCCCTGAGTTGAAACAGAATCTCATTTCCTTAGCCACCCTTGAATCTCATGGGTGTAGATACTCAACTGAAGGTGGAGTTTTAAAAGTGTCTAAAGGAGCTCTTGTGTTACTAAAGGCAATTCGATGTGATAGTTTGTATGTGCTGCAGGGTTCAACAGTTACAGGTTCTGCAGTTGTTGCCTCACCCAACAAAGATAACaccaagttgtggcatatgagattaGGCCAAATGAGTGAGAAGGGAATTCTAATCCTCAAGAAGAAGGGTCACCTTGGTAACCACTATACTGGAAATGTTGATTTCTGTGAACATTGCATTTTTTGTAAGCAGAAGAAGGTTAGTTTTTCTAAAGCCATACACAGAACCAAAGGTACTTTGGATTATATTCATTCGGagctagtttctttatttgtaattttagtaGAATAG
- the LOC137818991 gene encoding laccase-4-like: MDSRLARIMLLMACIFPALVQCRVRHYKFHVVAKQTPRLCSSKSIVTINGKFPGPTLYAREDDTVLVKVINQVNHNVTIHWHGVRQLRTGWADGPAYVTQCPIQPGQTYLYNFTLTGQRGTLLYHAHVNWLRSTLHGALVILPKRGVPYPFPKPDDELVVVLGEWWKSDTEAIINEALKSGLAPNVSDAHTINGLPGTVTNCSSKDVYNLPVEGGKTYLLRIVNAALNEELFFKIAGHKLTVVEVDATYVKPFKIETIVIAPGQTTNVLLSADQKSGKYLVAASPFMNAPVAVDNLTATATLHYTGTLATTPTVLTTPPPKNATQVATNFISSLRGLNSKKYPVNVPLTVDHSLFFTAGLGINPCPSCKAANGSRVVASINNVTFLMPTIALLQAHYFNIKGVFTTDFPANPPHVFNYSGPGPANLNTETGTKVYKLPFNATVQVVLQDTGIIAPENHPVHLHGFNFFVVGRGIGNYNPNTDPKNFNLVDPVERNTVGVPAGGWAAIRFRADNPGVWFMHCHLEVHTTWGLKMAFLVENGKGSKQSVIAPPKDLPKC; encoded by the exons ATGGATTCTCGTTTGGCTCGAATCATGCTTCTCATGGCTTGCATTTTTCCAGCTTTGGTCCAGTGCAGAGTCAGGCACTACAAATTTCAT GTGGTGGCCAAACAAACCCCTAGATTATGTTCAAGCAAATCTATTGTCACCATTAATGGGAAGTTCCCAGGACCCACTCTTTACGCCAGAGAAGATGACACAGTGCTGGTCAAAGTCATCAACCAAGTCAACCACAACGTTACCATCCATTG GCATGGTGTGAGGCAATTGAGAACTGGTTGGGCTGATGGACCAGCATATGTCACACAGTGCCCAATTCAACCAGGGCAAACATATCTGTACAATTTCACCCTTACAGGGCAAAGAGGAACACTTCTTTATCATGCACATGTTAACTGGCTAAGGTCAACTCTCCATGGTGCTTTGGTTATCTTGCCAAAGAGAGGTGTGCCTTATCCTTTCCCAAAGCCAGATGATGAATTGGTTGTGGTATTAG GAGAATGGTGGAAATCTGATACTGAAGCTATTATCAATGAAGCACTCAAATCAGGATTGGCACCAAATGTCTCAGATGCTCATACCATTAATGGCCTTCCAGGGACAGTTACCAATTGTTCTTCAAAGG ATGTTTACAACCTGCCCGTGGAGGGTGGAAAGACCTACCTGCTGAGAATTGTCAATGCTGCACTCAATGAGGAGCTCTTCTTCAAAATTGCAGGCCACAAGCTAACAGTGGTAGAAGTTGATGCCACATATGTAAAGCCTTTCAAGATTGAAACAATTGTGATAGCCCCTGGCCAAACCACCAATGTCCTTCTAAGTGCTGACCAAAAATCTGGCAAGTACTTGGTGGCAGCTTCTCCCTTCATGAATGCTCCTGTTGCTGTGGACAACTTGACTGCCACAGCAACATTGCACTACACGGGCACGCTTGCCACCACCCCCACAGTTCTCACTACTCCACCTCCCAAAAATGCTACCCAAGTTGCTACCAACTTTATAAGCTCTCTTAGAGGCCTTAACTCCAAAAAGTACCCTGTCAATGTCCCACTAACAGTAGATCATTCACTCTTCTTCACTGCTGGGTTGGGTATTAACCCATGCCCATCTTGCAAAGCTGCAAATGGGAGCAGGGTGGTGGCTTCTATCAACAATGTGACATTCCTTATGCCAACCATTGCCTTACTACAGGCACATTATTTCAACATCAAAGGGGTGTTCACCACTGATTTCCCTGCCAATCCACCACATGTTTTCAACTACTCAGGGCCTGGACCAGCCAATTTGAACACCGAAACTGGCACAAAGGTTTACAAGCTACCATTCAATGCCACAGTTCAGGTTGTTCTTCAAgatactggaatcattgcaccTGAGAACCACCCAGTCCATCTTCATGGGttcaatttctttgttgttGGAAGAGGAATAGGCAACTATAATCCCAATACTGACCCAAAGAACTTTAACCTTGTTGATCCTGTTGAAAGGAACACGGTTGGAGTACCAGCTGGAGGATGGGCTGCAATTAGATTCAGAGCAGATAATCCAG GAGTTTGGTTCATGCACTGCCACTTGGAGGTGCACACAACATGGGGACTAAAGATGGCCTTTTTGGTGGAGAATGGCAAAGGTTCTAAGCAATCAGTGATAGCCCCACCAAAAGATCTTCCCAAATGCTAA